In the genome of Bradyrhizobium sp. CIAT3101, one region contains:
- a CDS encoding uroporphyrinogen-III synthase: MSILVTRPHPDNEATAENLRVRGHVVLLAPVLKFEPVAFHDESEAGYSAIIVTSANAIRAVAPQLRDLGLVELPLFAVGEHTAAVAREVGFADVIVAGGDAASLRDKVMQSARDKVLKKKSTLLYLAGADLSRDLGGELGAEGFSVVTQTTYRMAPVKLLPRDVCDGFAAHGIEAVLHYSRRSARAFLDAARDEGVEISALAIPQCCLSETVASVLRDAGASQVLVAATPDENALFDALERALRTRLA, encoded by the coding sequence ATGTCCATTCTTGTCACACGGCCGCATCCCGACAATGAGGCGACGGCGGAAAATCTGCGCGTGCGGGGACATGTGGTGCTGCTCGCGCCGGTGCTCAAGTTCGAGCCGGTGGCTTTCCATGACGAGAGTGAGGCGGGCTACAGCGCCATCATCGTGACGTCGGCCAATGCGATCCGCGCCGTCGCGCCGCAATTGCGGGACCTCGGCCTCGTGGAGCTGCCGCTGTTCGCGGTCGGCGAGCACACGGCTGCCGTGGCGCGCGAAGTCGGCTTTGCGGATGTGATCGTCGCCGGCGGCGACGCCGCGTCCTTGCGCGACAAGGTGATGCAGAGCGCGCGCGACAAGGTGCTGAAGAAAAAGAGTACGCTGCTCTATCTTGCGGGCGCCGACCTGTCGCGGGATCTCGGCGGCGAGCTCGGCGCGGAAGGGTTTAGCGTGGTCACTCAGACGACCTACCGTATGGCCCCGGTCAAGCTTCTGCCGCGCGACGTCTGCGACGGCTTTGCCGCGCATGGTATCGAGGCGGTGCTGCATTACTCCCGGCGCAGCGCGCGGGCCTTCCTGGACGCGGCCCGGGACGAAGGCGTCGAAATCTCGGCACTGGCGATCCCGCAATGCTGCCTGTCCGAGACGGTCGCCAGCGTGCTGCGTGATGCCGGGGCATCGCAGGTCCTGGTGGCCGCGACCCCGGACGAAAATGCCCTGTTTGACGCCTTGGAGCGTGCTTTGCGGACCCGTTTGGCGTAA
- the tsaD gene encoding tRNA (adenosine(37)-N6)-threonylcarbamoyltransferase complex transferase subunit TsaD — protein MLVLGIETTCDETAAAVIERAPDGSGRILSNIVRSQVEEHARFGGVVPEIAARAHVDVLDGIIDRAMHEAGIDYAQLDGVAAAAGPGLIGGVIVGLTTAKAIAMVHDTPLVAVNHLEAHALTPRLTDAIEFPYCLFLASGGHTQIVAVTGVGQYVRLGTTVDDAIGEAFDKVAKMLGLPYPGGPQVERAAANGDAGRFAFPRPMQGRPDANFSLSGLKTAVRTEASRLAEITPQDVNDLCASFQAAVLDSTADRLRVGLRLFRDQFGAPRALVAAGGVAANQAIRGALFDVASEAQTQLIMPPPALCTDNGAMIAWAGAERLALGITDTMEAQPRARWLLDANATAPAGYGKTRAGY, from the coding sequence ATGCTGGTACTGGGCATCGAGACCACCTGCGACGAGACCGCCGCGGCCGTGATCGAGCGCGCGCCTGACGGGAGCGGCAGGATCCTGTCCAATATCGTGCGGTCGCAGGTCGAGGAGCATGCCCGCTTCGGCGGCGTCGTGCCGGAGATCGCGGCGCGCGCCCATGTCGACGTGCTCGACGGCATCATCGACCGTGCCATGCACGAGGCCGGCATCGACTACGCCCAGCTCGACGGCGTCGCGGCCGCTGCGGGACCGGGCCTGATCGGTGGCGTCATCGTCGGGCTCACCACCGCGAAGGCGATCGCGATGGTGCACGACACGCCTCTGGTTGCGGTCAACCATCTCGAGGCGCATGCACTGACGCCGCGCCTGACCGATGCGATCGAATTTCCTTACTGTCTGTTCCTCGCCTCCGGTGGCCACACCCAGATCGTCGCTGTCACCGGCGTCGGTCAATATGTGCGGCTTGGCACCACCGTCGATGACGCGATCGGTGAGGCCTTCGACAAGGTCGCGAAGATGCTGGGCCTGCCCTATCCGGGCGGTCCGCAGGTCGAACGCGCGGCGGCGAACGGCGATGCGGGGCGCTTTGCTTTCCCGCGGCCGATGCAGGGACGTCCCGATGCCAACTTCTCCCTGTCGGGACTGAAGACGGCAGTCCGCACCGAAGCGAGCCGGCTGGCTGAGATCACGCCGCAGGACGTCAACGATCTCTGCGCGAGCTTTCAAGCCGCTGTGCTGGATTCCACGGCCGACCGGCTGCGGGTCGGTCTCCGGCTGTTCCGCGACCAATTCGGCGCGCCGCGCGCGCTGGTCGCGGCCGGCGGTGTCGCCGCCAATCAGGCGATCCGCGGCGCATTGTTCGACGTCGCCAGCGAGGCGCAGACGCAGCTGATCATGCCGCCGCCCGCACTCTGCACCGACAATGGCGCGATGATCGCCTGGGCCGGCGCCGAACGCCTGGCGCTCGGCATCACCGATACGATGGAGGCACAGCCGCGCGCGCGCTGGCTGCTCGACGCCAACGCCACCGCGCCCGCAGGCTACGGCAAGACGCGGGCGGGATACTGA
- a CDS encoding NAD(P)H-dependent glycerol-3-phosphate dehydrogenase, with translation MTAFQSVAVIGAGAWGTALAAVAARAGRNVTLWARNAEHAARIASTRNNPRLPGVRLAPEIVVTSELALAARADMLLIATPAQHLRGAVNMLASHVTKPVPIIACAKGIEHGTHKFMTDVIAEAAPHAQPAILSGPSFADDVARGLPTAVTLAAKDEDLASALVQALGSATFRPYHTTDVRGVEIGGAAKNVLAIAAGIVVGRNLGASALAALTTRGFSELARLGRAYGARTETLSGLSGLGDLLLSCSTAQSRNFALGIALGRGEAAPAGKLAEGAFTAPVLVELAGAGHVDMPVSQAVAAILNGQLTIDAAIEGLLTRPFRAEE, from the coding sequence ATGACCGCGTTCCAGTCCGTCGCGGTGATCGGCGCGGGTGCCTGGGGTACGGCGCTGGCGGCGGTGGCCGCACGTGCGGGGCGGAACGTGACATTGTGGGCGCGCAACGCGGAACACGCCGCGCGGATCGCATCGACCCGCAACAATCCGCGGCTGCCGGGCGTGCGGCTGGCGCCCGAGATCGTGGTGACGAGCGAGCTCGCGCTGGCGGCGCGCGCGGACATGCTGCTGATCGCGACGCCGGCGCAGCATCTGCGCGGCGCGGTCAACATGCTGGCCTCGCACGTCACGAAGCCGGTGCCGATCATCGCCTGTGCCAAGGGCATCGAGCACGGCACCCACAAATTCATGACCGACGTGATTGCGGAGGCCGCGCCGCATGCGCAGCCCGCAATCCTGTCGGGCCCCAGTTTTGCCGACGACGTCGCGCGCGGCCTGCCGACGGCAGTGACGCTGGCGGCAAAGGACGAGGACTTGGCGAGCGCCCTGGTGCAGGCCCTTGGCTCGGCGACCTTCCGCCCCTATCACACCACGGACGTCCGCGGCGTCGAGATCGGCGGCGCGGCCAAGAACGTGCTCGCGATCGCCGCCGGCATCGTGGTCGGCCGCAACCTCGGCGCCTCCGCGCTCGCCGCATTGACGACACGCGGCTTCAGCGAACTCGCACGGCTCGGCCGCGCCTATGGCGCGCGCACCGAAACGCTCTCCGGCCTCTCCGGCCTCGGCGACCTCCTCCTCAGTTGCTCGACCGCGCAGTCGCGCAATTTCGCACTCGGTATCGCGCTCGGACGCGGAGAAGCTGCCCCCGCCGGCAAGCTGGCGGAGGGGGCATTCACCGCGCCGGTGCTGGTTGAACTCGCGGGCGCAGGGCATGTCGACATGCCGGTCTCGCAAGCGGTCGCTGCCATCCTGAACGGTCAGCTGACGATCGACGCTGCGATCGAGGGATTGCTGACGCGGCCGTTCAGGGCCGAGGAGTAA